Genomic DNA from Cumulibacter manganitolerans:
GGGCGTCGACTCGTCGACCGCCGGACGTCTCGCGCAGCTGGCCTGCGAGCGGGCCCGCGAGAACGGTCACGATGCGCGGTTCATCGCGATCCGGTTGCCGTACCGGGTGCAGAAGGACGAGGACGACGCGCAGCGTGCGCTGCAGTTCATCCAGCCGGACGAGTCGACGACGGTGAACATCGGCCCGGCCACCGACGCGATGTGGGACGAGGTGATGAGCAGCGACTCGACGCCCGACGAGACGTCGTTGACCGACTTCGTGAAGGGCAACGTGAAGGCGCGCGAGCGAATGATCGCCCAATACACGGTCGCCGGTGCGCGGGGGATGCTGGTCATCGGCACCGATCAGGCCGCCGAGGCAGTCGTCGGCTTCTACACCAAGTACGGCGACGGGGCCGCCGACGTCCTGCCGCTGGCCGGGCTGCCGAAGCGGCGGGTGCGCGAGATCGCGACCTACCTCGGCGCGCACGACGACATCGTCAGCAAGGTGCCCACGGCCGACCTGGAGTCGGACAAGCCGATGCTGCCCGACGAGCAGGCGCTCGGCGTCGCCTACCACGACGTCGACGACTACCTCGAGGGCAAGGAGGTCTCCCCGGAGGCCGAGCAGACGATCGTCGGCTGGTACCGGCGTACGGCGCACAAGCGCGCGCTGCCGCTCACGCCCGCGGGCTTCGAGCAGTCCGCCGAATAGCGCGCCCGGCCGGCTGCGGTGGCGCGCCGGCAGTGACTCGAAATCGGACACCGCGAGACGGCCGTCACACCTGACGATCAGGACACCACCCAGTCGTCTGGCGGAAGGACCGCAGCATGTCCCGTTTGAAGTTCGGCATCTTCATGGCCCCGTTCCACCCCTTGGCCGGCCAAGATCCCGTGAGCGCCTACCAGCGCGACCTCGAGGTGATCCAGCACCTCGACCGGCTCGGCTTCGAGGAGGCGTGGATCGGTGAGCACCACTCCGCCGGCACCGAGATCATCCCCGACCCGATGATCTTCATCGCGCACTGCGCGCCGCAGACCCGCTACATCAAGCTCGGCACCGGCGTGCTGTCGCTGCCGTACCACAACCCGCTCTGGGTCGCCGACCGCGCGATCTTCCTCGACAACCTGACCCGCGGCAGGTTCATGCTCGGACTCGGTCCGGGCGCGCTACCCGGCGACGCGCAGATGATCGGCATCGAGATCGAGGAGCAGCGGACCGCGCTCGAGGAGGACACCGACGTCCTCATGCACCTGCTGCGCAACGACGAGCCGCTGACCGTCGAGACCCCGCGGTATCGGCTGCGCAACGCCAAGACGCAGTACTCGCCGTACACCGACTTCGAGATCGGCGTCGCGGCGATCGCCTCGCCGACCGGCCCGCGGATCGCCGGCAAGCACGGCGTGGGCCTGCTGTCCATCGGCGCCACCGCCCAGGGCGGGTTCGACGTCCTCGCACAGCACTGGGACGTCAT
This window encodes:
- the nadE gene encoding ammonia-dependent NAD(+) synthetase, which produces MTDRATQQQIIEELEVVQDFDAERETERRIGFLAGYLAKTGLKGYVLGISGGVDSSTAGRLAQLACERARENGHDARFIAIRLPYRVQKDEDDAQRALQFIQPDESTTVNIGPATDAMWDEVMSSDSTPDETSLTDFVKGNVKARERMIAQYTVAGARGMLVIGTDQAAEAVVGFYTKYGDGAADVLPLAGLPKRRVREIATYLGAHDDIVSKVPTADLESDKPMLPDEQALGVAYHDVDDYLEGKEVSPEAEQTIVGWYRRTAHKRALPLTPAGFEQSAE
- a CDS encoding LLM class flavin-dependent oxidoreductase; amino-acid sequence: MSRLKFGIFMAPFHPLAGQDPVSAYQRDLEVIQHLDRLGFEEAWIGEHHSAGTEIIPDPMIFIAHCAPQTRYIKLGTGVLSLPYHNPLWVADRAIFLDNLTRGRFMLGLGPGALPGDAQMIGIEIEEQRTALEEDTDVLMHLLRNDEPLTVETPRYRLRNAKTQYSPYTDFEIGVAAIASPTGPRIAGKHGVGLLSIGATAQGGFDVLAQHWDVMEERAKEFNVTADRSQWRLVGPMHVAETKEQAIEDVKYGLDDWAHYTQKILAVPHFRAAGETFEERVAWVNETGLGVIGTPEDAIRQIERLDAQSNGGFGSYLIMHNEWARPDAMKRSYELIANYVKPHFQGTAKRLKQAEQIAIGEWDALGDRVEKAVQAATDRHFAGKPSS